DNA from Rosa rugosa chromosome 6, drRosRugo1.1, whole genome shotgun sequence:
CGGTGGAGTCGGACGGAGTTGTGCCACCTTTTGATGTCTGCTGCTTCTGTCTGGTGGTCTGCCCGCCTGACGAAGTAGCCTTTTCTTTGCTACCGCCAATAACCAGcgcttgttctttatttttctgtggCGTAGCAGCAGCTGTTGTGGAAGGTGTAGTGGTGTTGCTGCTAACTTTCTCTTGCTGATTCGGCGGCACGTACTTGCCTGAACCAGACGGTTGGccaagggaaccaaggataACGTTAGGATCACCTAacgtcttattcaacacttctctagcttggttcaactcggctctttgcatggccacctcagTTGGGAGATTCTCTCCATCTTTACGAAGACTTGCCATATCGGACGCTGCCTGCTTCGTATGGTTCTCAATAATCTTTATCAGTCCTTGGTGGCTCCGGTTCTGGTCCTCTGCAATACCTGTAGCATGAGCCCTTAACGCATTCCCTGTTTGTGAGATTTGTTCTGTAGTCTCCACTGACTGTCGGGAAAGACGTTCGTTTATTTCACGTATAATCTTGTTTGTCCTCGCGTTTTCCCTTTCAAAATCAGCGGCGATCCACCTGCTATGATTCTCGACGTTTTCCCTCATGATCGCGAGTGCGACCTCGGtggtcgctccctctggaataggcttcgcaACGAAAACCTCTATTCCTCCACTCCCCACTGTGTTGGAGATAGTGGTAGTGACAGGCTCATTGACCTGAGTAGCAGTAGTagtttgaccctcagcagcGGTCTGGTGATTCTCTCCTTGTTCCGTTGACATATTGGAGGATTCGGAATGGAGAGAGAATCTTTGAataacttgttcttcagaaagaccacgacactcCGCACGAGGATGCGGtgtgtaactggaggtcttatgctttgagcagttagcgtagcccttttggtaagggttttcgcttgacttcccaatggctaacgttcacgagAAGACActagttggtcccactgggcgtgccaaaatgtttggctccaaaaccaattggcttgcaaactgtctcttttgagcgtgtgcgcaggcgtgccagcaccgtggggtgcagtcgtcggggtagtcccttgacctgacttcttcttcaagcgttgtggacgaggagagcaccaacctcgccacaaggttcttctctagccttccggaaaaggacttcttgccttacggataaggactttgggcgTGATCTCTtccgtcaccgaatcgatacttagtgttgtagactaagcagagcaatcactgggaagtttgggagaaagcacgggcttgtgctaaagcgtgactttagcttcgctgggttgcgagggcgttacccttgcttcgctggtagtaacggtggcggttgcgctcgcagtcggctcctggggagactaggactggaagtacggtcgccgggttgatctggtgatgctgacagtcggctcttggagagactaagactggcgcgcggtcaccgggtttcaacgaggttgaaggtttgctccggggaggctttgtaatcggtgggattgattgatttgagagaggtccttaattcgtccttgaaacctggtatatatacctagggtttcgactgctccttgccacAGAAGGATTATTGGTTGAAGTTNNNNNNNNNNNNNNNNNNNNNNNNNNNNNNNNNNNNNNNNNNNNNNNNNNNNNNNNNNNNNNNNNNNNNNNNNNNNNNNNNNNNNNNNNNNNNNNNNNNNNNNNNNNNNNNNNNNNNNNNNNNNNNNNNNNNNNNNNNNNNNNNNNNNNNNNNNNNNNNNNNNNNNNNNNNNNNNNNNNNNNNNNNNNNNNNNNNNNNNNGATTTAGTTAATTTATTGTTGTTTTACAACAAATGTATGCTTGTAGTTTTTAATTTACGGGGTTTGGTTTTTATGTTCCCATCCGTTGTatgttttgattgaaaataataaaggcgtgaggatgagcctcccattgggttccaaacctcaaaaaaaaaaaaaaaaaaaaaaaaaaaaaaaaaaaaaattgtgcacttgtaattagcctagacaacaattgaatcctggatccgccactgtaTATATAGACAGTACAAATTATTAATACAGAAATTCCTTAGATGGATTTTGTATCTGATATTGCTCCAGTAGTAGATCGACTTGGTGGACCTTGAATTACATTGCAGAACATGAAGCTGATAAGACGCATTTAAATTTATGTATCCATCACAGAAACCTTAATTTATTGATTAATTTGGCAAAACAATATATAGAAGCACCTGCTCTAGAGGGTTTATGTATGAGATACATACACTATTATCTTTTGACAAGAAGTTCATATAACAAATTTGACGCTACCCTTTACATGAGCAACTTCAAacatttatttataaatatatatatatataatgaacaACCgacaagaaaaataatttagTCCAAGTACTATCGAAAACTTAAGCGAGTAATTTGCCGAAATCAATCCTGACAAAGCTGAGGCATTCATCATTAAGCCAACTAAACTTTTCCATGAAAGGGTTGGCTATAATATGTGGAGGGTAACTATCTATGCAGCTTTTCCAAACATTGGCATCATCCAAGTCCCTCACCACTTCCCAAACAATATTGTTGCACTTAAAACCTGCTCCAAATCCACTCATAAGAATCCTATCACCCTTCTTGAGCCTCTTTTTGGCTTCCATGTATCCTAAAGCATACCAAAACCCAGCAGCTGATGTGTTACCAAATCGGAAAAGTGCCATTCTAGACGGCTCGAGATCATACTCGCTTAACGCTAAGCTCTTGCCAATCCCATCTATGATTGCTCTTCCACCAGGGTGGATACAAAAGTGCTCTATTCCGGCCTTCATATTCAAACCAACTCCAACTGCTTCTAGGTTTTGGCTCTTGGTACCACTTTTCTTCCGCAGCCTAGACTCCACCAGGTACCGGAGTATTTCCCTTAGTGGAAGTATTTTTGGCACTAGAACTTGTAGGTTTATTGTGAGAGCAAGAGCTGCTGCTTTTGTGAGGTATTTGGTAAGTCGAAAACCTAGGTAACCACTATCATCTTCTAGCTGTATGCAACAATTGTAAGCATCATCACTCGAGCCGATATGTGTTCTTACCAAAGTCTTCAATTTCAAGATAGCTTGGTGCTTAAGGTATCTTCTATTGGTGAACAGCATCGAACAGCCTCCTGACCGAAACAAACAGTTGGTAAGCATCATGGATTTTTCTTTGCCGCAATACCAGTGAGGAGCCATGGACTCTGTGCTCACAACAAGGGCGTATGAGTCTTTGTACGACTTGAACAATCCCTGGACAACATCAACGGCCACTAGGCTTGCGCTGCAGCCCATTCCGGAGAGGTTGAATGTCTTGATGTCCTCCCTCATCTTGTAACGGTTCACTATTCGAGATGTTAGGGAGGGTGAAGGGGAAAACATGGAGACATTGACCACGAGAATGTCGATTTGTGATGGGGAGATTGAAGGGTACCTGGCAAAAAGCTTGTCAAGTGTATCGAAAATGGTTTCATCCATCTCAGAGAGTGAATCTGCTAGGGTTGCTTCTCGGCATTGGAGGATGTTTCTTGGGCAGGAAGTTTCCTCACCAATGCCGGAATTGACAATGGTTTTCAAGAGAAACCTGAAATCTTCCAGCCCCAGATTCTTGTTTTGCATGACGATTTTCGCACATGAGTCGCTTTGGAGCTTCATGTCCTCTTTGGCTTTGTAGCACTCATAGGCCAGTAGATAGCAACACTGGTCTCTCCTTTGGAGAAATGACTTAAAGAGGCAGcaaaaaccaaagaaaagagagagtaCTAGACACATTGTCAAGAGCACCTCCATGGTCTAAGCTCTTTGTGTGTgtatgaagagagagagagagagagagagagattagaaTTGTTGAGTGTTAAACTGTTAATTAGTTGCATGGAAAATGCAACTCCAACAATTCTGTTGCTCTCTACGTACCCTGCCCCATATTTCGTCCTTATAAATAGAAATGCATTCTGaactaattaataattattGTGAGTTTCAATTATTGATGAGGCGCTGGTTCATTTTGACTAATAAAAATTAGTTGGTACGTCGATCAACATTAAAATTGTTAGGCAGGAACTATGCACGATCATTAAATAGGTAAGCTATAATAAATTGAGCATACATAAAAAAGGATCGGATTTCACTCAAATTATTGATCGAGATGAAATAATtcatgtcaaaaaaaaaaattggatgaAATAATTGTGATTCTACATATCTACGTACAGTTGCAAAGTTTTGACATCTCTTACaaaatcaaataatcaaatacgttagttgtttgcctcaaaaaaaaaaaattacgttAGTTGTTGATATCATACATGTCCTATTAATTTTATGTAATATTTAtcattttgaggactcatgtagtAACTAGAAAAAAGTCTTCATTAAGGTATATAAGGTATTCATTAAAGTAAAGTATGTAACTAAAAAAAGTTCTTATTAACGTAAATAAGATCCTCGTTAGAGTAAACTAGGTTAttatttgagtaattaagtcttAAAAGTGGCAATTGtaataggttctcatttgagtaattaagtcatAACAATTGTAATTGTATGTATGTCATATGTTAATATATTGTATAATTTTTCCCTCACCCACATGCAACTTCAACCGGCCTAGACATGGGTAGGCAGATAATTACAGACGTTGAACTAGGGAGGAATGTTTTGACCTAGAATCTCTTGCAAACAAAATTATACATATTCCAACAAAAAAATATTAGGCATATTAAACACTTGCAAAGCTGGTGTTAATGAGGAATTTGACCAAAGCTAGTTAATGAGGGGTACAgcacagggccggccctgagggctgctgcctgaggcagccgcctcaggCCACCACTCTCCGACGGGCCTCCgccaagtttttatttttatttttaattttacatATATTCATTGTATAATTATATAATCTTCTTTTGCGTATACTCTACTATATGGCCACGCTACTGCAGCGGCAACATGCAACAGCAAGTTGCTTGCAACACCAAGGTTCGAAGCACAGTGGGCTTTGTTTTGTCTTTTAGTTTttcttaattagtttaattgcacttttttgtctttttctttttcttaattagtttctttgcaaattaaactttttttgttccttctttttccagcttctatggaaaaaatattttgaaattgaataCTAATGTATTTGCCCTTTGTTTTTCATTGGTTTCTTTTGTAAAGAATATATTATAttctgttcttttttattttttcaacttctaagagaaaaattattttggaattgaacacctttttttttttttttttgcattactattaatgtaggggtttaatttttatatatataaaaaaatttgtttgattATATGGTTTTTTTATGtgaggccacattttaattatttgcCTCAGGCCTTCAAAATGTCAGGATCGGCCCTGGTACAACATGTCTCCCAATAAAATTTTGATCTCACTCTATGAATTGATTAGTATCGGTCATCTACTAAAATTGACAATTCCATTTATGTTTATCACACTTTGTATGGTCCAGATAATTAAAGCCGCATTAGTAGAAAGAACATAGTGATTAAGTGTGATTAAGATAGTCTAACATCTAACTCATATGAGTCTCTTTCAAGCACAAATCAGCAACAAATTTAAGACATAATGGTAGCCACTAGCCAGAAATGACTTGCGTTGTTATGGAGTTAGCCAAATCTATATCTATGTGTATGTATGTAAAAACTTAGATCCTCACCCACGGGTAAATCTATGGTacattaacatttctcatacatgtcctattttatgtaatatttaccactttgaggactcatgttcccactttgaggactcatgtagtAATTAGAAAAAAGTCTTCATTAAGGTAAATAAGGTCGTCATTAAAGTAAAGTACGTAACTAGAAAAAAGTTCTTATTAACGTACATAAGATCCTCGTTAGAGTAAA
Protein-coding regions in this window:
- the LOC133715329 gene encoding 3-ketoacyl-CoA synthase 19-like; amino-acid sequence: MEVLLTMCLVLSLFFGFCCLFKSFLQRRDQCCYLLAYECYKAKEDMKLQSDSCAKIVMQNKNLGLEDFRFLLKTIVNSGIGEETSCPRNILQCREATLADSLSEMDETIFDTLDKLFARYPSISPSQIDILVVNVSMFSPSPSLTSRIVNRYKMREDIKTFNLSGMGCSASLVAVDVVQGLFKSYKDSYALVVSTESMAPHWYCGKEKSMMLTNCLFRSGGCSMLFTNRRYLKHQAILKLKTLVRTHIGSSDDAYNCCIQLEDDSGYLGFRLTKYLTKAAALALTINLQVLVPKILPLREILRYLVESRLRKKSGTKSQNLEAVGVGLNMKAGIEHFCIHPGGRAIIDGIGKSLALSEYDLEPSRMALFRFGNTSAAGFWYALGYMEAKKRLKKGDRILMSGFGAGFKCNNIVWEVVRDLDDANVWKSCIDSYPPHIIANPFMEKFSWLNDECLSFVRIDFGKLLA